ATGGAGGTGCCGTAACCTTCCTTTAGTAACATCCACTCAATACTTTCTCGCTGGAAAGGTAAAAGATTGACTTTTAGGTTAGGTATAGATTGGGCTAAAAATGGCTTGATCGTTGACAACTTATCTTTACTATATTCCAAAATCTGAGAAGTAAATTGcttttgaataaatttCGTATGAATGTGAGTATGTGCgtgatatttttcaaattctttcTCGTCTCTATCGGAGTACGTTAAATCCAATATTTGGTTAGTCTCTTGAGAAAACCGattaaatttatttttcatgaatttcaattttaaaGTAAAGGACAGCACCCATTTGGAAGATGCTTCTTCGTACTTCAAAATAATTGGAGAACACTCAAAGTCTTTATAAGACAAAGACAATTCATGTATTCGggttttcaataatttttcatcgtcGCTGGCATCAGAAcgcttcttccttttctttcttggcgGCCTTGTCTCTAAGGATTTCCGATTTGCTAACTGttctttcaagtttttttcttgattcttATGAGCACAAATATCCAGGATCAGGGGAAGCCGGTCGTCAACTACTTCCCTTGAACTGTTCTGCGTTGCAAAGCCGACTTGAAGCAATGATACAGAATCTGATGATACGATAAGTGAAACTTTTTTATCGTCTTCACGTGGTAACATTTCTACATCGACCTTAATTCCAGATGCGtatttcttatcttcaGCAAAGCTCAGACTCTCtgaaatttcaatatttaCCGAGGCCACGTCAATCAGCTCTTTCCCGGTTTTAATCAACTTTTGAATAGCATTCTCTTGTTTCTGACTTAGCGCCGGCAATAGTGGTACCGCTGAACTAAACTGGTCTTTATCTAAGAAAACATCGCAGCTTTCGACAACTACGTTGTACTTTGCTGCTGAAAGAAGGCCTCCATCACTCATCTAACGTCAGCTAAGTTGGGTTCCCTGAACACTACAGATGTTCTTACTTTCAAGCTACCTAAAAAGTGGCAAACCATACTTTAGCTTCCATTCATCTACTGTAGATCTAGAGAGGACGGGTAGCGGCGCGAAGGTGCCGAAAAACGGCAAGGTGAGCCTCTGCTATCCCTACAGGGAATCGGACGAGATTACCGTAAATTCACATTATAAGAGAAGCCATAtctatctttttttaaaaccGTGTAATTGTAATAgaatttgttcttttgcTAGTCTTGAAATCTACAGTCTCGACGTAAAAAGCGGACATTACTTTTACCTATTTCAGTAGATTTAAGATTTTTTGCGCAAGTGCCTTTTTAGTGGTATAACATCTCCTTATTCCTGGAAATACGGAggtagaaagaaaaaaaagcacatTATTCATTTCTGTAGTTTAGTTAGTCGTTCCAAAATAACGATAGAAAAAGTTTGGTTATTCTTACTCGTAagataataagaaaagaagaagaaaaggccCTCATTATTGCTCTTTAGGCCGTATCTAACTTAATAGTATAAAATTCAAGGTTGCATCACAAActtgaaacaaaaatccAGCAATTGGAACAAAAGAATAGCGAAGAGACGAATTACCCTTGGTATCAGCTTTAACTCAGCCGAATCAATCATTATCCTTACGTTTATCTCTCCCATTGACATTTGATTTTTACTAACCTTACTAAAAGAACGGACGggtcaaaaagaaaaaaaagaccaacatcgaaaagaataaaaaaattaaatctAGAAACgtttatacattttttgaagtacaAACAGTGTAGTTTCCCTAAAGACGACTTGTATTGTTAAGCGTACACGTTTGttagaagaacaacaacGCAATTTCGTCGAtgctaaaaataaaggctcttttctcaaaaaagaagccGGATCAGGCTGATTTGTCTCAAGaatccaaaaaatcattcaaGGGTAAGACTAGATCGAACGGTGCAAACAGCAATGTTTTCGAAGATGCCTCTTCcaccaaaaaaaggcaGCAAGAAGGAAACATAACGCAATACTCGAACGCCATTGCTGATGACCGTCATATGAAGTCTTTAACTGATGAGCTTGTAAACACATTAGATTCAGACTCCTCTCCGAGTGATAACATTATCACAGAAAATATAGAAACCGTTCCTTCTGTTCCAATCATCGATGTTTACAAAAGCAGTGACGACCAACTAAGTTACGAGCCATCAATGTCTGATGAATCCCTTCCAATACAGAATGGGATTATCAGTGACAGCCAAGATGACGATACTGACGATGAAGAGCTGGAAGATGAAACTCCCGAAAAGTCATTTCTTGAGCAAAAGGAGTTAATAGGTTACAGGCTAATCAATAAAATTGGTGAAGGTGCATTCTCCAAAGTCTTTAGAGCCATCCCTGCTAAGAATAGTTCTAATGAATTTTTAACTAAAAACTACAAAGCTGTTGCCATTAAAGTTATCAAAAAGGCTGATTTATCGTCGATCAACGGTGACCACCggaaaaaagataaaggCAAAGATGGTACCAAGACATCATCTAGAGATCAAGTTTTAAAGGAAGTCGCACTACACAAGACGGTCTCAACTGGTTGTTCGAAAATTGTCTCGTTCATAGATTTCCAAGAAAGCGACAGTTACTATTATATCATTCAAGAATTGCTAACTGGTGGAGAAATCTTTGGAGAAATTGTCAGATTGACCTATTTCAGTGAAGATTTATCAAGACATGTAATCAAACAATTAGCACTGGCTGTTAAACATATGCATTCACTGGGCGTGGTGCATCGTGATATCAAACCTGAAAATCTTCTATTCGAACCAATCGAGTTCACTCCCTCTTTAAAACCAAAATTTAGGAAATCTGATGATCAGCACACAAAGGCAGACGAAGGCATATTCACACCAGAAATCGGGGGTGGTGGAATCGGTATAGTGAAACTAGCTGATTTCGGTCTGTCCAagcaaattttttccaagaacACCAAGACCCCTTGTGGTACGGTTGGTTATACTGCGCCCGAAGTGGTCAAAGATGAACATTATTCCATGAAAGTAGACATGTGGGGGATTGGCTGCGTTTTATACACAATGTTATGCGGGTTCCCGCCATTCTACGATGAGAAAATTGACACTTTGACTGAAAAGATATCAAGGGGCGAGTATACTTTCTTAAAACCTTGGTGGGATGAAATCAGTCCCGGTGCCAAGAACGCAGTGGGCAAACTACTAGAGCTCGAGCCATCCAGGAGATACGACATCGACCAGTTCTTGGACGATCCATGGTTGAACTCATACGATTGTTTACCAAAGGAAGGTAACtctttacaaaagaaagcagGTACTTCTGAGAGACGCCATCCacacaaaaaacaatatcaaCTATTTCAAAGAGACTCTTCTATACTGTTTTCGCCGGCCGCTGTAGCTATGCGCGACGCCTTTGATATCGGTAACGCGGTGAAGCGTACAGAAGAAGATCGCATAGGAACTCATGGAGGATTAGGCTCGCTTGCTGAAGACGAGGAGGCGGATGA
This DNA window, taken from Saccharomyces eubayanus strain FM1318 chromosome XII, whole genome shotgun sequence, encodes the following:
- the RCK2 gene encoding serine/threonine protein kinase RCK2, with amino-acid sequence MLKIKALFSKKKPDQADLSQESKKSFKGKTRSNGANSNVFEDASSTKKRQQEGNITQYSNAIADDRHMKSLTDELVNTLDSDSSPSDNIITENIETVPSVPIIDVYKSSDDQLSYEPSMSDESLPIQNGIISDSQDDDTDDEELEDETPEKSFLEQKELIGYRLINKIGEGAFSKVFRAIPAKNSSNEFLTKNYKAVAIKVIKKADLSSINGDHRKKDKGKDGTKTSSRDQVLKEVALHKTVSTGCSKIVSFIDFQESDSYYYIIQELLTGGEIFGEIVRLTYFSEDLSRHVIKQLALAVKHMHSLGVVHRDIKPENLLFEPIEFTPSLKPKFRKSDDQHTKADEGIFTPEIGGGGIGIVKLADFGLSKQIFSKNTKTPCGTVGYTAPEVVKDEHYSMKVDMWGIGCVLYTMLCGFPPFYDEKIDTLTEKISRGEYTFLKPWWDEISPGAKNAVGKLLELEPSRRYDIDQFLDDPWLNSYDCLPKEGNSLQKKAGTSERRHPHKKQYQLFQRDSSILFSPAAVAMRDAFDIGNAVKRTEEDRIGTHGGLGSLAEDEEADDNYNAGLTNEKLEQSMFQLTLNTSTILQRRKKVQENDVGANIPIGATIQE